The Pecten maximus chromosome 11, xPecMax1.1, whole genome shotgun sequence genome has a segment encoding these proteins:
- the LOC117338184 gene encoding FMRFamide receptor-like, with protein sequence MECVPIGNESGLAPPVNFTEAQKRVLKDISNVFYNYGLPVVCLFGIVGNILNLTILTRRKLQKSYRTVEQAAYVCLIGLALSDLMFCVFAFPTTFLPTGEYYKTKGFILYYGMYSTAVINVFIMSSTWLTVTMATERYIAICHPLNSKLFMTLSKTKLIIVLVYLVSVAFNIPVLWRYQIHEVLCENMTSKVYHLKQVPLCNSNMLDDGYRVLWAIVGNFIPLILLIGFNICICYKIHKSYKLRQKFHCEQDPKDSNNTLTITLIVIVVMFFILVAPSEIVLHIAQITKSDSDATYKAIEVVMNFMQSVNFSVNFVLYCIISPYFRKTLRHILCCDWYNNRRDSYKFNMTDCSKQPLKGP encoded by the coding sequence ATGGAGTGTGTTCCCATAGGAAACGAATCAGGATTAGCTCCCCCTGTCAACTTTACTGAGGCACAGAAACGAGTCCTCAAGGATATTAGTAATGTTTTCTACAATTACGGACTCCCTGTAGTCTGCTTATTTGGAATTGTGGGAAATATTCTAAACTTGACAATTCTCACACGTCGGAAACTACAAAAGTCTTATCGGACGGTCGAGCAAGCTGCCTATGTGTGTCTCATTGGCTTGGCCTTGTCGGATTTAATGTTTTGCGTGTTCGCCTTTCCTACGACATTCTTACCAACAGGGGAATATTACAAAACGAAAGGCTTCATTTTATATTATGGGATGTATTCCACAGCGGTCatcaatgtatttattatgTCGAGCACCTGGCTGACAGTAACCATGGCAACGGAAAGGTATATTGCAATTTGCCATCCGCTCAATAGCAAACTTTTCATGACTTTGAGTAAAACGAAGTTAATTATAGTACTCGTATATCTAGTGTCTGTCGCGTTTAATATTCCAGTGTTATGGCGGTATCAGATTCATGAAGTTTTGTGCGAAAATATGACCTCAAAAGTGTACCATCTAAAACAAGTACCACTGTGTAACAGCAACATGCTCGACGATGGCTACCGTGTTCTTTGGGCGATTGTCGGTAATTTCATTCCCCTCATTCTTCTAATAGGTTTCAATATCTGCATCTGCTACAAAATTCATAAATCGTACAAACTACGGCAAAAATTTCACTGCGAACAAGACCCAAAGGATTCGAACAATACACTGACAATAACGCTTATTGTCATCGTGGTCATGTTTTTTATACTGGTGGCGCCCTCTGAAATTGTTTTGCACATTGCCCAGATCACCAAAAGTGACAGCGATGCTACATACAAAGCAATCGAAGTGGTCATGAACTTTATGCAGTCTGTGAACTTCTCGGTGAACTTTGTCCTATATTGTATCATCAGCCCGTACTTCCGTAAGACACTCCGACACATTCTCTGTTGTGATTGGTACAACAATCGCAGAGACTCTtataaattcaatatgacaGACTGTAGCAAGCAACCACTCAAAGGACCATGA